A genomic segment from Thermostichus lividus PCC 6715 encodes:
- the psbM gene encoding photosystem II reaction center protein PsbM: protein MEVNDLGLVATAMFVLVPTVFLIILYVQTESQQKSN, encoded by the coding sequence ATGGAAGTCAACGATCTCGGCTTAGTGGCAACCGCGATGTTTGTACTGGTGCCAACGGTGTTTCTCATTATCTTGTACGTGCAAACAGAAAGTCAGCAGAAAAGTAACTAA
- the hisB gene encoding imidazoleglycerol-phosphate dehydratase HisB has translation MMVSDVSTPQGREVLPRQAIVDRQTKETRVHVEMCLDGTGIAHNQTGIPFLDHMLDQLCSHGLLDLRVQATGDTHIDDHHTNEDVGITLGMALDQALGDRRGIQRFGHFVAPLDESLVEVALDCSGRPHLSYGLTIPTQRVGTYDTQLVREFFVALVNHSRMTLHLRQLDGLNSHHIIEATFKAFARALRMAIAIDPRRDQQIPSSKGIIQA, from the coding sequence ATGATGGTTTCTGACGTATCTACCCCTCAAGGTCGTGAGGTGCTGCCACGGCAGGCGATTGTCGATCGCCAAACCAAGGAGACCCGTGTTCACGTCGAGATGTGCTTAGACGGCACGGGAATAGCCCACAATCAGACGGGAATTCCCTTCTTGGATCATATGCTGGATCAGTTGTGCTCCCATGGCTTACTAGATTTACGGGTGCAGGCCACCGGAGATACTCACATTGACGACCATCACACCAATGAAGATGTGGGAATTACTTTGGGGATGGCCTTAGACCAAGCCTTGGGCGATCGCCGGGGTATTCAGCGGTTTGGCCATTTTGTTGCTCCCCTTGATGAAAGTTTAGTGGAGGTGGCACTGGACTGCTCCGGTCGCCCCCACCTCAGCTACGGACTGACCATTCCAACTCAACGGGTGGGCACCTACGATACCCAACTGGTACGGGAATTTTTTGTGGCGCTGGTGAACCACAGCCGCATGACCCTGCACCTGCGGCAGCTTGACGGCTTGAACTCTCACCATATCATTGAGGCCACCTTCAAAGCCTTTGCGCGGGCACTACGGATGGCGATCGCCATTGACCCACGACGTGACCAGCAAATCCCTAGCTCTAAGGGAATCATTCAAGCCTAG
- a CDS encoding cell division protein FtsQ/DivIB yields MVNPSRQGAAANDAIRERRRQLQSKRRWRQLAGLWRTMVLLGLTGGLVWGLTLPDWIIRRPDQVQIRGNVLLKTTAIQAQLALDYPQSLLRLQPQPLIQSLEATLPLQRVTIARQLFPPQLIVEVQERLPVAVTTCRQCLVISEGGQPQGPASRWFIDATGAVAPSTSYQATALNPAPTLMIQGYFVAVSTPSRPNLLAVSRDRQQQWQQLYRLLQRQSLPIIAIDWRNEQNLVVQTPLAPVHLGAVQWNSHVLEQQLMALVNLQQLPDYLDPRQIVFIDLVNPQEPLVQMRNQPTQQPLPRRTP; encoded by the coding sequence ATGGTAAATCCCTCCCGCCAAGGTGCAGCGGCCAACGATGCCATCCGTGAACGCCGCCGTCAACTGCAAAGTAAGCGTCGCTGGCGGCAACTAGCTGGTTTATGGCGAACAATGGTGCTGTTGGGGTTGACTGGCGGGCTGGTGTGGGGGCTGACACTGCCCGACTGGATTATTCGTCGCCCCGATCAAGTGCAGATTCGCGGCAATGTGTTGCTCAAGACAACGGCCATTCAAGCCCAGCTAGCCCTAGATTATCCCCAATCCCTGCTGCGGCTACAGCCTCAACCCCTGATTCAAAGCCTAGAGGCAACCTTACCGCTACAGCGAGTCACCATTGCCCGCCAACTTTTTCCTCCCCAGCTCATCGTTGAGGTACAGGAACGCTTACCCGTGGCCGTCACCACCTGTCGCCAGTGCTTGGTGATCAGTGAAGGGGGGCAACCCCAAGGCCCTGCTAGTCGCTGGTTTATTGACGCGACAGGGGCGGTGGCTCCTAGTACCAGTTACCAAGCAACTGCCCTGAATCCGGCTCCCACACTGATGATTCAGGGGTACTTTGTGGCAGTGAGTACGCCATCTCGCCCCAATCTGCTGGCGGTCTCCCGCGATCGCCAACAACAATGGCAGCAGCTTTACCGCCTCCTGCAACGCCAATCCCTGCCGATTATTGCGATAGACTGGCGCAATGAGCAAAACTTAGTTGTGCAAACACCGTTGGCACCCGTGCATCTTGGCGCAGTGCAGTGGAACAGCCATGTCCTTGAGCAACAACTGATGGCTTTGGTAAATTTGCAGCAACTCCCTGACTATCTGGATCCGCGCCAAATTGTTTTTATAGATTTGGTGAATCCTCAAGAACCCCTTGTGCAAATGCGCAATCAGCCCACGCAGCAACCCTTGCCACGGCGGACCCCTTAG
- a CDS encoding cofactor assembly of complex C subunit B: MPTDLVYPSTLLLTSLLAIGFVFFVRASTKERLETKVWAIARPVAEVGDLLKQYFQQRGYRLHSVSSDGRQVTFQGTVAASRFLAALLFGLAVAGATCIALALTVLFPKGGILAFGLVGLAPVAPWFYWRGAQRVETVQLVLEPQPEHTQVTMSGHRDELIAFAKYLATLV, encoded by the coding sequence ATGCCAACTGATTTAGTTTATCCATCCACGCTGTTGCTCACCAGTCTATTAGCCATTGGCTTTGTCTTTTTTGTGCGAGCCTCCACGAAGGAGCGCTTAGAAACAAAGGTGTGGGCGATCGCCCGTCCAGTCGCCGAGGTGGGCGACCTGCTGAAGCAGTATTTTCAACAGCGAGGGTATCGGCTGCACTCGGTGAGCAGCGATGGCCGACAGGTTACGTTTCAGGGAACCGTGGCCGCTAGTCGTTTTTTAGCGGCTCTCCTCTTTGGCTTGGCGGTCGCTGGAGCCACCTGTATTGCCCTAGCGCTGACGGTTTTATTTCCCAAAGGCGGGATTTTAGCCTTTGGCTTGGTGGGCTTGGCGCCTGTGGCACCGTGGTTTTACTGGCGCGGGGCGCAGCGGGTTGAAACGGTTCAATTAGTTTTAGAGCCGCAGCCTGAGCACACGCAAGTCACCATGAGCGGGCATCGCGATGAGTTAATTGCCTTTGCCAAGTATCTGGCCACGTTGGTCTGA
- the psb30 gene encoding photosystem II reaction center protein Ycf12/Psb30, translating into MGIFNGIIDFVANINFEVIAQLTMISMIGLAGPMVVFLLAVRRGNL; encoded by the coding sequence ATGGGAATCTTCAACGGAATTATTGATTTTGTCGCCAACATTAACTTTGAAGTCATTGCCCAACTGACGATGATTAGCATGATTGGTCTTGCTGGCCCTATGGTGGTGTTCCTCTTGGCTGTGCGCCGTGGTAACCTTTAA
- a CDS encoding YkgJ family cysteine cluster protein translates to MATWQCMQGCGACCYLDLSDRPEVATILDEAEFALYQSLIGEDGWCIHFEPITRRCQIYAERPRFCRVTPEVFADLYGITAEELDEFAIACCREHISDRYGERSLELLRYEYALTQSLADS, encoded by the coding sequence ATGGCAACATGGCAATGTATGCAAGGCTGTGGGGCGTGTTGCTATCTCGACTTGAGCGATCGCCCAGAGGTGGCCACCATCCTTGATGAGGCTGAGTTTGCCCTGTACCAATCCCTGATTGGTGAGGATGGCTGGTGTATTCACTTTGAGCCAATCACCCGCCGCTGCCAAATTTATGCTGAGCGTCCGCGGTTTTGTCGCGTTACCCCTGAGGTGTTTGCCGATCTGTACGGTATTACGGCTGAGGAACTAGACGAGTTTGCAATCGCCTGCTGTCGTGAACACATTAGCGATCGCTACGGTGAGCGCAGCTTGGAGCTACTTCGCTACGAGTATGCCCTGACACAGTCTCTAGCGGATAGCTAG
- the dprA gene encoding DNA-processing protein DprA, with protein MAVPTDAAYWYSWAQVPGIGPVLLQRLRQHFGTLKAAWEAPLRDLGAVEGIGTKLLAVIEQQRSSDTPERAYAEHARQNPQHWVYGDTGYPHLLTEIPDPPPLLYYGGTLGASVFTSAQGAIAIVGTRDPSEYGRRWARKLGYCLGQAGFVVVSGMAAGIDAEAHWGCLESGGSTIAVLATGVDMIYPPENQALYWQLVQRGALLSEYPRGTSPDRAQFPRRNRIIAGLCRAVIIVEAPFKSGALITARYAAEYGRDVYVLPGHLDNHRSKGGLSLVNQGAHIILGEEALLQQLGQTPPLQLPSPPAVPQLTPQQQQILQTLSHLSVQGHTGSIAFDDIVQAVPLDTGTVAAELLTLELLGVVQQEPGNRYLLP; from the coding sequence GTGGCTGTTCCCACCGATGCGGCCTACTGGTATAGCTGGGCACAGGTTCCCGGCATTGGGCCGGTACTGTTGCAACGCCTACGGCAACACTTTGGCACGCTGAAAGCGGCATGGGAGGCGCCGCTGCGTGACCTAGGAGCCGTAGAGGGGATTGGCACAAAACTCTTGGCGGTGATTGAGCAGCAGCGATCTAGCGATACTCCTGAACGCGCCTATGCGGAGCATGCTCGGCAAAACCCGCAGCATTGGGTCTATGGTGACACAGGGTATCCCCACCTCCTCACGGAAATTCCGGATCCACCCCCCCTGTTGTACTACGGTGGCACCTTAGGTGCGAGTGTCTTCACGTCGGCACAGGGGGCGATCGCCATTGTGGGCACCCGAGATCCATCGGAATACGGTCGCCGCTGGGCACGCAAGCTGGGATACTGCCTAGGCCAAGCTGGCTTTGTCGTGGTCTCGGGGATGGCCGCTGGCATTGATGCTGAAGCCCATTGGGGCTGCCTTGAGAGTGGTGGCAGCACCATCGCCGTTTTAGCCACTGGGGTGGATATGATTTACCCACCTGAAAACCAAGCTCTGTATTGGCAACTGGTACAGCGCGGTGCGCTCTTGAGTGAGTATCCCCGTGGTACTAGTCCGGATCGCGCTCAGTTTCCGCGCCGCAATCGCATTATTGCTGGTCTGTGCCGCGCGGTCATTATTGTTGAAGCCCCCTTCAAATCCGGTGCCCTGATTACGGCACGCTATGCTGCCGAGTATGGCCGCGATGTCTATGTTCTGCCGGGTCACCTCGATAACCATCGCTCCAAGGGGGGACTTAGCTTAGTGAATCAGGGAGCACACATTATTTTGGGGGAAGAAGCACTGCTGCAACAACTGGGGCAAACGCCTCCCCTTCAGCTACCCTCTCCCCCAGCCGTGCCACAGCTGACGCCTCAACAGCAGCAAATTTTGCAAACCCTGAGTCACCTCAGCGTCCAAGGGCACACTGGCAGCATTGCCTTTGATGACATTGTGCAGGCAGTACCCCTCGATACCGGCACTGTGGCGGCTGAACTGCTGACCCTAGAACTTCTCGGGGTGGTGCAGCAGGAACCCGGCAACCGCTATCTTCTCCCCTAG
- a CDS encoding NAD(P)H-quinone oxidoreductase subunit J, which yields MVEAGPISRWLQSQNLTVEYLGLDASRVELLKVERDCLLAVCQALYADGFNYLQCQAAYDAGPGQELVSTYHLIKLSDAADRPPEVRLKVFVPRDDARVPSVYWIWKTADWQERESYDMFGIVYEGHPHLKRLLMPEDWVGWPLRKDYITPDFYELQEAY from the coding sequence ATTGTTGAGGCAGGCCCGATTAGCCGCTGGTTGCAGTCTCAAAACCTGACCGTAGAATACTTAGGGCTTGATGCCTCTAGAGTAGAGCTGCTGAAGGTGGAGCGCGATTGTCTGTTAGCCGTTTGTCAAGCACTTTACGCCGATGGCTTTAACTATTTACAGTGCCAAGCGGCCTACGATGCTGGTCCGGGGCAAGAGTTAGTGAGCACCTACCATCTCATTAAGCTGAGCGATGCGGCCGATCGCCCCCCAGAAGTTCGCCTCAAGGTATTTGTGCCGCGGGATGATGCTCGGGTTCCTTCAGTGTATTGGATTTGGAAAACAGCGGACTGGCAAGAGCGGGAATCCTACGATATGTTTGGCATTGTCTATGAGGGGCACCCCCACCTGAAACGGTTACTCATGCCTGAAGATTGGGTGGGCTGGCCTTTGCGCAAGGATTACATCACCCCTGACTTTTACGAACTTCAGGAAGCTTACTAG
- the ndhC gene encoding photosynthetic/respiratory NAD(P)H-quinone oxidoreductase subunit C: MFVLTGYEYFLGFLLICGLVPVLALAASAAVRPKSGRMIRLTTYESGMEPIGGAWIQFNVRYYMFALVFVIFDVETVFLYPWAVAFHQLGVLAFIEALIFIAVLVVALVYAWRKRALEWS; this comes from the coding sequence GTGTTTGTTCTCACGGGCTACGAGTATTTCCTTGGCTTTTTGCTCATTTGTGGGTTAGTACCGGTTCTTGCCCTTGCGGCCTCCGCCGCTGTCCGACCCAAGTCAGGCCGGATGATCCGCCTCACCACCTACGAATCGGGGATGGAACCCATTGGTGGCGCATGGATTCAATTCAATGTTCGCTACTACATGTTCGCGCTGGTGTTCGTTATTTTTGACGTGGAAACGGTGTTTTTGTACCCTTGGGCAGTGGCCTTCCACCAGTTAGGGGTGCTGGCCTTTATCGAAGCCTTGATATTCATTGCCGTGCTTGTGGTTGCCTTGGTCTATGCATGGCGTAAGCGCGCGCTGGAATGGTCGTAG
- a CDS encoding carbohydrate kinase family protein, translating to MSEATVLCFGEVLFDCIEGDDGAKECFLGGAPANVACGLVKLGVPTAFLGAVGKDALGEQARSQLAAIGVDVSSMETIPSVPTRQVRVKLSATGDRQFVGFAPTNTLAFADTQFLGSTISPRQVAAAQFLVTGTLALAAEPTATTLRNLVQQMHSQGKAILIDANWRPIFWPDTEAAVAQIRPFLEAANFLKLAKEEAELFFSSSDPQVVYGRLWGDVGDRAVVITDGGAPIRYCWHGHLDTIDPPSMAVVDTTGAGDGFVAGWLYQLLTGTPEDYRQPDWQHNCLQFAVVVGALVTTQKGAIAAQPTLEEVTAWLRDHPQRKIKMS from the coding sequence ATGTCAGAGGCTACTGTTTTATGCTTCGGTGAGGTTCTCTTTGACTGCATCGAAGGAGATGATGGGGCAAAGGAATGTTTTCTGGGGGGCGCACCCGCGAATGTGGCCTGTGGCTTGGTCAAACTGGGGGTACCTACGGCATTTTTGGGGGCGGTTGGCAAGGATGCCTTAGGGGAGCAAGCGCGATCGCAATTGGCCGCTATAGGGGTGGATGTTAGTAGCATGGAGACCATCCCCAGTGTGCCGACTCGACAGGTGCGGGTCAAATTGAGTGCCACGGGCGATCGCCAGTTTGTGGGCTTTGCCCCCACCAATACCTTAGCCTTTGCAGATACCCAATTTCTAGGGAGCACCATTTCCCCTAGGCAGGTCGCAGCGGCGCAGTTTCTGGTCACAGGAACCCTTGCCTTAGCCGCTGAGCCAACGGCAACCACTCTCCGGAACCTCGTGCAGCAGATGCACAGCCAAGGTAAAGCAATTTTAATCGATGCCAATTGGCGACCTATTTTTTGGCCGGATACCGAGGCAGCGGTGGCGCAAATTCGCCCCTTTTTGGAAGCCGCCAATTTTCTCAAGCTGGCGAAGGAAGAGGCAGAACTATTTTTCTCTAGTAGTGATCCCCAAGTGGTTTATGGGCGCTTATGGGGGGATGTGGGCGATCGCGCCGTTGTCATTACCGATGGCGGTGCCCCCATTCGCTACTGTTGGCATGGCCACCTTGACACGATTGACCCCCCATCAATGGCAGTTGTGGATACGACGGGGGCAGGGGATGGGTTTGTGGCGGGGTGGCTCTATCAATTGCTCACAGGCACACCGGAAGACTATCGCCAACCAGACTGGCAGCACAACTGTTTACAGTTTGCAGTTGTTGTCGGTGCCTTAGTGACGACCCAAAAAGGGGCGATCGCCGCCCAGCCTACCCTTGAAGAGGTTACAGCATGGCTTCGGGATCATCCTCAAAGAAAAATAAAGATGTCGTAA